The sequence below is a genomic window from Massilia oculi.
GGTCTTGATGCCGCCCAGCATGAGCGAGGCGGCGGGGACGGTGCGCAGCAGGGCGCGGCGTTTGGCTTGAAAAGTCATCGGAATCCTTTACTTCGCAGGCTGGATGGTCACGCGCACCGGACTGGCGTCGCGGGCGGCGATGTCCTGGGCCTGGCGTTCCCACTGGGCGCGGCTGGTGATTTCCCCGGCGCGGCTCCAGGCGGCGCCGGCGTAGTAGCGCAGCGGCTTGCCCGGCATGGCCTTCGCCAACACCAGTTCGTTGAGCGGGTCCTGGGCGAAGCCCTCGGCGCCCGGGAGCACGATCGCGGTGCCGAAGGCGTCGTTGGTCTTTTGCTCGACCCACTGCAGCAAGACCTTGCCGTCGCGGCCAACCCCGATCTTCGCGTCCTGGCCCTTGTCGCTCGGCGTCTTGTTCAGGCCCACGGCCACCGTCAGCGGCGCGGTGTCACCTGCGGTAGTGGTGAAGGTGCTGTCGATGCGGTCCAGCCAATGCCCGGCGTCGACCGTGAAGCGCTTGACTTCGCTGACCTGGCGGCCGCCCGCGTCCCATGGCGCGTAGTGCAGCTCGAACACGGCGCGGATCGGGCCGTTCGCCAGGATCTTGTAGCTGGCGTAGTTGACGCCCGTGTACAGCGTCTTGCCATCCCAGATGCCGGTGCCGCCGGCGCCGCGCGACTTGCCGACGTTGTACATGTCCATGCCTTCACCCTGGTCCTTGTGGTAATGGTCATGGCCCTTGTTGTACCAGCGGTCGACGATCGGATAGTCGACCCGCTTGAACCAGATATCGAGGCCGCTGGTCACCAGCACTTCCTTGACGACGCCAGCGGGCGCCGGCGCCGCCAGGGCCGGGCCATAGGTGCGGTGCGCCACCTTGTCGTTCTCCCAGGCGAAATCGTCCAGGCGTTCCGGCACCTGGCGCGCGAACGCCT
It includes:
- a CDS encoding DUF4861 family protein; translated protein: MKRLVLAVMLGAALAQMQAQAQAQDKFAVTVQHDLAIARPSETIAIPWKEVNAAMPGAMVQKIAVKDAQGRVLPHQVTNVAPQAKDPNNEGVAYGELLFQHSFGAGEKSARFTVERIDGVAPPFPIKAFARQVPERLDDFAWENDKVAHRTYGPALAAPAPAGVVKEVLVTSGLDIWFKRVDYPIVDRWYNKGHDHYHKDQGEGMDMYNVGKSRGAGGTGIWDGKTLYTGVNYASYKILANGPIRAVFELHYAPWDAGGRQVSEVKRFTVDAGHWLDRIDSTFTTTAGDTAPLTVAVGLNKTPSDKGQDAKIGVGRDGKVLLQWVEQKTNDAFGTAIVLPGAEGFAQDPLNELVLAKAMPGKPLRYYAGAAWSRAGEITSRAQWERQAQDIAARDASPVRVTIQPAK